DNA sequence from the Lentisphaerota bacterium genome:
CCGATTCCTCCAGGCCACCCAGCGCGTTATCAATTATCGCATCCGGCAGCTCGGCATCGACCCCAAGGCGTATCGCTGACCCTCGGCCCCGGCACCCAACAGATGGCTGCGCGGATGCGCCTCCGCATCCTCACCACTCATTTCATCCGGGCTGCTTTCACGAGATGCGTGTTGCTAGAACGAGTACTCGGCGGACAGAATCAGGTTGCGACCGGGTTCGTTGCTGCCCGAGCCGTGAATGCGGTAATCCTTGTTGAAGACATTCTCGACCGAAGCCACCAACGATACACACTGCTTCAAGCGGTAGCCGACGCGCAGATCCATCACTCCATAGCCCGGCGTGCCGCCCGGCGGAATGCGTTGGGTGTCGCTCTTGTCGGCGGCTGTCAGGCGGTCTTCCCGGTCGGAGGCTCGCGCGGCCGCCTCGGCCCAGAAGTGCCGGTTTGCGCGTGTCCATCGCAGCGCCGTATAGACCGTCATGGGCATGGTGCGGACCGGCTCTGTGATCTTGGTGCCATCCGCATCACGGTAGTCAGTGTATCCCTCCATCCAGGTGAAGCCCGTGCGCACGAGCCACTGCTTGGCCACACGCACCTGCAGTTCGCTCTCGACGCCGTGGACATAACCGCCGCCGCCGTTGATCTTGGTATAGGTCCCGGCCGTGTTCAGGGCCCGACGGATGATGAGATCGCGGATGCTTGTGTGGAAGCAGGCCGCGTGCCACGCCACAGGATCAGCCGTGACACGCGTGCCGATCTCGCCGGTCACGAATGTTTCCGGGTCCAGATTGAGCGCAGGCGTCTCAATGTCGGAACTGCGGCTCACGTCAAACCGGGTCAGATCCGACAGGTTGGGCGCCCGGTAAGCCTGCGCCAGAGACACATACGCCAGCCAGTGGTTCGGGATCAGATGACAGGCCAGACGAAGGTTTCCGGATAGATCAAACCAAGCGGCATTCATCGATGCGGGCGTATGCGGGTCCGTCGCGAAATTCTCGTAGCGGCCGATGTCCGCCAACGCATACGTGGCGCGCGCCCCCGCCGTCAGGTCCCATCGCTCCGCCAGTTTCACGCGGTCCTGCAGGTAGGCCGCCGCCGTATGATAGATCGTGTCGTCTGCAACCGGTCCCTGAATGCCAATGGACTTCAGCGAGCCGTCACTGCGATAGTTGTAGCGGAAGCTGTCAATCCCGTCATGGATGTATTCCATGCCATATGCCCACGTGCCGAGGCCGGTTTCTTTCAGAAGATCGGCACTCATGCCCCAGGTCTGCACATCAAAACCATCCGTTGTTCGGGAGAGATCCTTCTTGGTCACCGCTTTGGTCTCTTCCTGACGCTGGTAATAGAGGGTTGTCTGCAACGTGTCGTAGAAACGGGTCGGCTCACGGTCAACATAACGCAGATAGGTCAGCGTATGATCCTGATCAAAGATGTGCACCGGCTCCGTTCCGACTGCGGTTCCGTGCCACGAGATCCCGTACGGCGTGCGGTGCGTGCGCCAGACATCGTT
Encoded proteins:
- a CDS encoding TonB-dependent receptor, whose protein sequence is MRGIGTVLGVVGVCGWAVAGEVTNLPPVIVTASRVAEPIHAAAASVTRISSQELHENQTRTLPEAFDMTPGVMVQKTSYGQGSPYIRGFTGFRTLMLVDGIRLNSPVFREGANQYWNTVDSYSLDACELLKGPGSALYGSDAVGGTLQAFTRFPEYAPKGGADVWGGRLAARVATAERSVIGRAEGAYGTGQWAGLFGTTYRNFGDLDGGRHVGRQRKTGYDELDYDAKVRIALKGDRELIFAHLCVGQNDVWRTHRTPYGISWHGTAVGTEPVHIFDQDHTLTYLRYVDREPTRFYDTLQTTLYYQRQEETKAVTKKDLSRTTDGFDVQTWGMSADLLKETGLGTWAYGMEYIHDGIDSFRYNYRSDGSLKSIGIQGPVADDTIYHTAAAYLQDRVKLAERWDLTAGARATYALADIGRYENFATDPHTPASMNAAWFDLSGNLRLACHLIPNHWLAYVSLAQAYRAPNLSDLTRFDVSRSSDIETPALNLDPETFVTGEIGTRVTADPVAWHAACFHTSIRDLIIRRALNTAGTYTKINGGGGYVHGVESELQVRVAKQWLVRTGFTWMEGYTDYRDADGTKITEPVRTMPMTVYTALRWTRANRHFWAEAAARASDREDRLTAADKSDTQRIPPGGTPGYGVMDLRVGYRLKQCVSLVASVENVFNKDYRIHGSGSNEPGRNLILSAEYSF